aaaaaaaagtattctaactgcatgcattccttttttatcaacacttgaatgtgggtaagtttcgtttaaaaaaaaaaaagcaacattttgaaaaaaaaatctgagaaaaatcacatttttgtcaaagactacatctAGAGCAGATTTGGAGCGATGAGCTCGTTTTCGGCCGATATTTCATTCattaacattaggcagttttgatttatttgatgttgatgatcacattaCATGTATCTGCTTACATGCGATCACTTGTTTTTTTGCATCTCCTTGTGTTTCCCAAGTAACTGGGGTGCCGTCTGACGAGAGCAGGGGTGCCGTGGCAGGCACTTTCTCCGcagttcatctcacatctgatgacgcatctttacattacaacagtgataataaaaaaaaaagaaaaacgtggaCAAAACAGTCTCTAttagtaaactttgttcaatgcatgcaagTGCTGCCGTATCTTCGAATATGAATACTGGTGACGTGTAGTGCCAGAAGTCACACGCTCATGTGCGCTCATCCAAAAGCGCGCAAATAtggagttctctttcaagtcttgcgcttaaacgggcaaactcacacaaaaagtatgttaACATGTCCATATTGAAGAGTAttcaagcagacatagtctggtatgccttaaagggatagttcactttaaaatgaccaaaaaacaaacagttaactggaaccattgacttccatagtaggaaaaaaaatactatggaagtcaatggttccagttaactgtttggttactgacattcttcaaaatatcatcccttgtgttcagctgaagaaagaaattcatacatgtttgaaacaacttgagggcgagtaaaggatgacaaaattttcatgttaaagtgaactatccctttaagagaactttatacaaTCGAGAAAGACAAAGCATAGGCCTAGCTGTACATTAAgttttaaaggggcagtagccttttggggggggggggggggggggggtaaatgctgtttcatgcaaactgagctttttacactgttaaagacttggtttcccatcctaaacatggacaaagtggctcactcggtcaaaatcgagggagcaagggtctgtccatttaaacttcccttgtccacttcacgaagtggaacacacttcaaaatggcggtggGGATTCctccaaggggaagtgcttagggtaGTTTGCAAGTGCATGtcaaagtggagtggaacgcagcaccaCTCGTCCctgcaacacttctgtcacgccgtgctccactttattcctatgggtgacgtcaaatGACTTTAATGCACCCGCAtagcattccaggaaggcagcgctgcattcgaaccgatttgaacgcagaaatgacgagaagcgtcacaacatcacgcttcagtcgtgtcgcaatagtggatctccacggtcattgctgtcacaggacttcacaaaatcaacaagaatgtgtttttgacagagcggtcccaacgataaaggttcacggtcgtgctttggaagcaggaggtgagtaaaactgcttcaaatgtctaacttatgttgttggctatcgtcgcgcaagtaaacatcagtaaacgacacgatcctgtatagttaatttatcaatggagcatgcgatgtatgctgtgtgtttaaatacatttgtttagctgactaatatgtcagtttgtttattgtaaaaccacccaaacataaacctaggctaggggacgttctcacaaagcgtacttcttcattcaaatgtgctaacgttactccattgtttttttatacactatctgacgtgcaaaaccattttgcttgctactgctaaggtttagtcgcatacaatagtccataaaccaaatcatgtcctcatatactacgagtaaacaaacgcaaatattgacaggccactaaatacagtacataccacagagacggacgtcctgctgctgctgtttctcctgttcagtttatttcagcctccggatctgctcatatatgtattagttgaatctgattgatagctatggtttattagagtaacgttttTTTTCCACGCTtgacgatgtcagctttcagaagctctcgtgcagTAGCTCCGCGCTcctgattctttagctccgcccacacgatacgcctccaagcagctctgttttttccggaaagactcggtacagcctatatttcttttataaatataataaaactaaagacttttcggagatgtgaaggatgcaatactactctataggtactcaagattgacatgagattgactgaaactgagtgtttcaccccccctttaatgctgtctgtttaatgtcaaacaaaagatcacTCACAGCTCGATTGAATatcttttgtaagtttaataaggattaaactttaatttaaacagttaattatgcagttattttacatttgattactttattcaatttatgtGCCTAAAGatctaatgttagacctacctgaaaaacctgaaaagcattattGTATTAGAAtatttgctcaatagtatttatttgtgctgctgcttgtatttaagttatttgttcttattttctttatttttatttgacagtagtccttttttccctgaacatagcaaataccaaaccgtactgaaaccgtgatTCAAACGAACcatgagcaatctgtaccgttaccCCCCCTAAGCGAAACGTATGCAAAGGGggcaaatttttaaaaaaacattttcaaagggagccatgactgaaaaaaggttgggaaacactggatcacgagattctgtactcattcaTGAGATGCGTTGTAGCACCCCCTAGcgtctaacagtgaaaacacaaaaTTCCGGCAGAGAAAGAGTTCATGTTGATGATCGGGTTATTTCATATACATATGATAACATATGCTATCGCTTGTTTCTGTTCTGTCTTCACCTAGGTTTTTTTCAGGAGATTCATTACTTTCAGAAGATGTCTAATAGCACCCCCTAACATATAACAGTGGAAACACAGAAAGTGTGTCTTTGGCAGTAAACCGCTTTCTCATTAAAAACGAGAACTTGTCAATGGCAAGAAAAGAGTTAAAAATTCTTTGTGGAACCATCAATGCCAATAAGAATATAGTCTagaaaattaatttaatataaaataagtcTAAGCACTTTTTCAAAAGAAAGCCAGCTTTGTCACTTTGGtcctttttattaaaatgtagttttgtttttacattttaatgtacaTTTCAGAATACAGTGTAATAGTTAACCAAACTAAGTGAAAATGGAAGGTGGCAAATCCAAGCAATCCAAAAGCTACTGTAGCCTGATATGCGACATAACTCATCATAATGAGCTTATTATTAGCAAAGCATGAATTCTACCTCCGTTACAATGATGATAAGGGCTGATCATTCACTATACAACCAAATGAGGTCAAAGGTCATgtagtagcaaaaagagtgacCAATCCTTTCAGGAATGAGACAATTTCATTTCCACCTAATTTGGATTCCCCATAAACACGATCCACAAATGAAATGGGAACCTGTGTAACAGACAGACAAGACCACTTTCAGAGACCCATAACACTGCTACTTTGAAATAGATGAAAAAACTTCCCTTGAAAGTATAAGCACTCAGCAAACAGtcttattattatgtaaatgcagtagataaaaaaataaatttgtttTAAAGGCACAAGATGTAATTTTTGCCGCTAGAggttgcttattcaaaacaaaggcgtagatGATGCTGTGAATAAGCttggaatcatgggagttgtcgTCTTCACCTCCACAGCTGATGGAAAACAATCTgacaaaaataattttcatggatgagctaattaattgattttattaatttttactgTGGTATGAAGCAAGGACATTTGAAGTTTCTGTTGTTATTATGCTTATATGCCACAGTCGGCTGCTGCTACTCCTTTTTTAAAGgtaaaattaaagattaatgtCTGCCTCCTCCTTGCCTGAACTGTTTTACAGTTACGCTGAATTACTTAAAtgaacattattttattcattctgATGAAATAGCTGCAAGTGCTGAATTACTACTTATACAGGTAATTTTATCtgacaaattaaaattgtgGGATAACAGCGCTGTTTTTAATCATACTAAAAATATTAGTGTGATAAAAGTTATAGCGTTACTCTGTGGTTGGTATGAgtcacttgttgcacactgcagtaatcTAGATCAATATTAGAATATCAATATTAGAAAAATCGTACATATTGTGCCCTtaataacaacaacatttaTAGGCAATGTAAACGAGAGATGTGTGCTGACCTCCCCTACTGTATAGCCCAGTTGTCTCGCACGGACAATCATCTCCATCTGGAACACATAGCCTTTCGACACACACTGCTCTACAAGTTTTTCAAGAACCTCTTTCTTATAAAGCCTGAAACACATGATAGGAGGTAGTAATAcaataatgttatatatatatatatatatatttaaaaacagtaATTTATATATTGACATGCACTTACCTAAAACTCCCTGTGAGATCAGATGCTCCTGGTCTGAGCAGCACTTGAGTGATAAAGTTTGCCCCACgactaaaaataaatcattacaaCAAAGCAATCTAGTTCCATCAAATCAATTAAACACAAACAATGTGTGGCAGAATATGTGGCAGTAATAAACTATATAGATAGAGTTTCAAAATTATGAGAAATTTCTAATATAGAATATATTCCCTTAGTCAGCTGAAGTTTTTCCGCTAAATACCTGATGAGTTTCCGGCGCAGATCCCATCCATACACACCACCGTCTCCTCTGTACCTTGTGCCAGACACCAGGTCAAATCCACCCTCTTTCTGTTTTCTGAACACATAACAAATCCATGTAAGTGATTGCTATATGTACATGTGAAAATGATATTACAGCTAAACTACGAGCAGATAAAAAGTCTTAACAGCAGAACCATTAGATAAAAGAAAGGAAATTACTTACTCAATGAACTGTGGGATAAACTTTGGCTGTGAgggagaataaaaaaaatcacttattGTACACACACGCTCCCAAAGTTTTCACTCAGTGAAGCAgcaacaaattatttatttacatttctgaAAATGTGAGTAAACCTGCTTGAAGCAAGCAATCCAAAACTTTGACAAATCATTTGGTTCTGTGGTTCTTAAAAATAACTAACATTCAAACAGATTGGGTCATTCAGACTCATTTTGTGAACTCCTTTGATTAGCCGTCATAATTGGCACAAAAACAAATCTTGTAAAATTGTCCTTACTATGaatttatctcataattattacATAAATCTCATTATctcataaataaatacttttatttcataattatgatttaccaaAGCATGTATGTTATGTGGCAGAAATGGGTTTCCTTAGATTAATTGTAAAGATTCaaaattcaataaatataacTCACTCTCAATCAGGCTTTTACTATATCCAAGAAAAATATTTCACCAATAAGCATAGCTAGAAAAATATTCAAGACATTATAGAACTTTTCATGACATAAATCCGTGACTTTTCCAGAcctgaaaaatacaaatatttgcaAATGTCCAGCTTTTCAATGGCCGTAGGAATCATAAATACAAGGAGGTATAAAATAGTATATAATCGAGGAATAAAGTTACTTACATGATGTGAGAGATCTGCATCCATAATGATTACGAAGTTTCCTGACGCATGTTTAATGCCGTGGATGTAAGCCGTTCCTGAAATGACACTAACGTAAGGCACGGTATGTAGCTTTAAAAGAAGAATTAAGAAATATGAGCCAATTTACCTAATCCCAGTTTTTGTGCTCGCGGTCTGAGAAGCTAAAAAGAAGAGATATGCCacgttttcattattttttttcagcattCGATGAGCTGTCACCGTCAGCCATGGATTGTATTATTATGCACAACTCACAATCTTGTCGGCGCCGTAAATCTTCTGCAACTGTTCGGCGATCTGCAGTGTTCCGTCCGGACTACCATCATCAATGACTATGATCTCGTAGTTGAAGCCACTGCATCAAAACATTGTCAGTTGAATAAGAATggcattttaaaacaaatgacattttTCTTAGCGACTCTAGTAGGTGGATATGGTGATGTCAGTGACAGCTCATCATTAGGACTACAATCGGACAACTGGTTTTCGGTTCTTGTCCATTACAACAAAACAATTACCTCTCGCCGAAGTACTTCACCAGCAACCACACAATCAATGGGAGGTTTTCTCGCTCGTTATAGGTGGGCAGCAAAACAGAATATTTGTCAGATTGCTCCCGGGGCTTCGAATTGCCTCTCCGGTTCGCCATGTTGGCGTCTCCGACAAAATAAACACCGGATGTTTACATGTGATACGTTGTCCGTGGAAATCGCTAGCTCTATCCTTTGGTTCCGGAGCAAATAACTCGTAATATTTTACCAAATcaagaaatgtgaataaaaaaacatcGACCATGTAATGTGTTATACTATAATTCATTGAGGCATAAAGGTTTAACGCTTTTTTTGGTAACAGCGACATTAAAGTTGTATGTTACACTTCATTAGGATGAATCCTTGAGAGTTCTTTAATAAATCAACACTGTACGAAGTTCATTTGTAAGCAAAATGTTACAAATACGAATTAaaatacaacattagaaagtaATTAACCATTTACTTGGcacacacagtaaaaaaaaataataataataatgaaaaaaaatctcataAGAGAGAAAAGGCTTTCCTCCTAAAATATTCAGATTTTGCCCTGTGTTGATTTGAACGTTCAGCAAGTCATTTGAAACTATTACATCAAAAATGCTTGCCATGCCATGAAAATGATCTCACGTTATGAATGATTTCACTATACTGAAATTATACTTGTGAAAATGGTATTTTCTAAACAGCAGTGATACATCTGATTTTGTCTGGAACCAAAGTAAACGCGAGCAGTAACTTTCATTGACAGCATGACGGATCTAAGTCAACATGTTTGATCTTTAACAGTTTCATTTCATACAGATTTACAtaattaacaaaaacaaaacacctgTTCACTTAGTATAATCCTATAAAATACTATTGACAGCACTTCTGCATATGTGAAAAGACaattaatataatatcacaGTGTATTTCATATTAGCACATGTATTGCTCTTgcaaaatatttcttatttcatattaaaaaacaaaaaccagaAAGAGATCAATAAACTGGAATGGAAAATATTGAGAGTAATATGCCTTCaactatacatttaaaacacatgtagtgcattaaataaaataaaatacataaagtaAAATAGCAGAAACATTCTTAGTGCGGATATTGTTCAGTTACACACTTCCTCATCTGGATAGCATAATGTCTGTCTCTGTAAAATAGAGTCTGAGTGTGTTGTGAGTTCCTCTGTGGTGCACAAACAGTTCTGCACCAGATCTGTTCTGTTACCCAGATCAGGATGAATACTGGGTAACACACAAACAGggtcaaggatgatcagtgctTTGGTAATCTCAGAATGGGGGAATTGAGCTGAGATCAACTACCACTTTGAGAACATAAAATCAAAAGAGTCCATCAACAGGCTCATTCAAAGTCAACGCCGGGCAGAATCTCTTTTTCCGTTGGGTCACGGAATGTCTTTGTACGGGGAGAGAGGATTCTGGAAGTGCTTAAGTAAAACAGTAACTCAAGGCTGGTATCCGAGGTATGGTTCATctggaaaaaaaagataaaaacagaCAAAGTCATTTTACCCACAGGTCTGTTTTTCATGGTGGTCACAATGACTAATTTCTTTACCTGCAGCTGGCGGTCCTTGATAACATCCACTGCTGTCACATACACCAGGGGGTCCGATTTCACCTCGCTGACCTGAAGCTCCTGGAATACCTGAAAGTCCTGCTTTTCCATCCTCACCTTTGGGACCTGGTTCCCCTGTTTTAGTTTCACCTGGAGGTCCTGGTGAAGTAGAAACAAATAACAAACCATTacaaaatactttattttggTTTGTGAAGAAACAAAAGTAGCCtatgtaaaattttaaatacaagaccaattttctgaaaaagtcttgattttttatttaatttttattaagaACTTCACAACAATTTTATAAGATGTCTGCTTAAAATAAGGGTGAGGGGgcaattatataattttaaaaaatcaagaCACTTATCATTTTAAAAGTTTAGACTTGGTAAAATTCACCACAGAATCCTGACAATGATTGATCACAAATCAATGTGGAAATCTTACAGACCGAATGGTAGTGTAAGTCTTACGATCTTAAACAATTGCGCCTCTCAGGTAAATTTATAtggttttaaaggggtcatatcatgcaatttttgtacaagttaatatgactATTTAGTgcctaaattaaaactttgtaatatactttaattaaaaattctattTAGTTTTCTAAGAAAGCCCTCAtttaacctggtgaaaaacagctctgttttcagcaagccattCCTGTGCATGTGCATTTTAggctaatgagctttgctcaccccgtccctctgttctgtgggggcTTTGAGTGTGAAGCTTTGCTTAGACAACAGGAGAATGTTTGACAACGCAAGTCTctcaggacacatctgtgcaagtTAAACCGTATAAATTCTATATATCGGATATATCAaaatcaaaatgactgctgtgttcattatttcacccaagaacagaacaccacaatcgcttagacgccattctgctccagcataTCCACAATGGCGGACAGCTTGcgctcgctcagggcgggtctgagctgaaacgctgctgtcaatcaacagtcgtgggaggggtgtcTGATTGTGTGATGTCACATCGAACGGCTTGATTTCAGACAGgtgaaaacaaaagttttaaaaaaagtaataaaaaaaaaccacttgatggatttttatcattataggatggttgtgtacagtcaCTAC
This region of Pseudorasbora parva isolate DD20220531a chromosome 6, ASM2467924v1, whole genome shotgun sequence genomic DNA includes:
- the dpm1 gene encoding dolichol-phosphate mannosyltransferase subunit 1, coding for MANRRGNSKPREQSDKYSVLLPTYNERENLPLIVWLLVKYFGESGFNYEIIVIDDGSPDGTLQIAEQLQKIYGADKILLRPRAQKLGLGTAYIHGIKHASGNFVIIMDADLSHHPKFIPQFIEKQKEGGFDLVSGTRYRGDGGVYGWDLRRKLISRGANFITQVLLRPGASDLTGSFRLYKKEVLEKLVEQCVSKGYVFQMEMIVRARQLGYTVGEVPISFVDRVYGESKLGGNEIVSFLKGLVTLFATT